One Mobula hypostoma chromosome X2, sMobHyp1.1, whole genome shotgun sequence genomic window carries:
- the LOC134340972 gene encoding gastrula zinc finger protein XlCGF57.1-like: MPFTCSDCGKGFTHSSALQRHQRVHTGEKPFTCSECGKGFTQSSHLTVHQRVHTGEKPFTCSECGKGFSDSYSLVKHCRIHTGEKPFMCSECGKRFTWSSDLARHYRVHTGEKPFTCSECGKGFTLSSQLKVHQRVHTGERPFTCSECGKGFTRSSQVKVHQRIHTGERPFTCSECGKGFTLSSQLKVHQRIHTGERPFTCSECGKGFTRSSQLKVHQRTHTGERPFTCSECGKGFTDSFSLVNHCRIHTGEEPFTCSECGKRFNCSSNLVRHSRIHTGERPFTCSECGKGFTDSYQLIEHQQVHTEDGPFTCSECGKRFTWSSNLARHYRLHTGERPFTCSECGKGFARSYQLIEHQRVHTGEKPFSCSECGKGFTDSYSLVKHCRIHTGEKPFSCSECGKGFTRSCHLKIHHRIHTGEKPFTCSECGKGFTRSSDIKLHQRIHTGEKPFSCSECGKRFARSSDLSRHCRIHTGVKPFTCSDCGRGFADSCKLARHCRVHTGEKPFTCSECGKGFTRSPSLVRHCRIHTREKPFTCSDCGKEFSQSSDFKAHQRIHTGECHSPVLNVGEDSLRHLN, translated from the coding sequence atgccgttcacctgctcagactgtgggaagggattcactcactcatccgcactacagagacatcagcgagtccacactggggagaagccattcacatgctctgaatgtgggaagggattcactcagtcatctcatctgacggtgcatcagcgagttcacactggggagaaaccgttcacatgctctgaatgtgggaagggattctctGATTCATACTCCCTTGTGAAGCACTGCCGAATTCACACTGGCGAGAAGCCATTCatgtgctctgaatgtgggaagagattcacttggtcatccgaCCTTGCGAGGCACtatcgagttcacactggggagaagccattcacatgctctgaatgtgggaagggattcactctgtcatctcaactgaaggtacatcagcgagttcacactggggagaggccattcacatgctctgaatgtgggaagggattcactcggtcatctcaagtgaaggtacatcagcgaattcacactggggagaggccattcacatgctctgaatgtgggaagggattcactctgtCATCTcagctgaaggtacatcagcgaattcacactggggagaggccattcacatgctctgaatgtgggaagggattcactcggtcatctcaactgaaggtacatcagcgaactcacactggggagaggccgttcacatgctctgaatgtgggaagggattcactgattcattttcccttgtGAACCACTgtcgaattcacactggggaggagccattcacatgctctgaatgtgggaagagattcaatTGTTCATCCAATCTTGTGAGGCACTcccgaattcacactggggagaggccattcacttgctctgaatgtgggaagggattcactgattCATATCAACTGATtgaacatcagcaagttcacactgaggATGGGCCATTCAcgtgctctgaatgtgggaagagattcacttggtcatccaaCCTTGCGAGGCACTACcgacttcacactggggagaggccattcacttgctcagaatgtgggaagggatttgctcGGTCATATCAACTGAttgaacatcagcgagttcacactggggagaaaccgttcagctgctctgaatgtgggaagggattcactgacTCATACTCCCTTGTGAAACACTgccgaattcacactggggagaaaccgttcagctgctctgaatgtgggaagggattcactcggtcatgtCATCTGAAGATACATCatcgaattcacactggggagaagccattcacatgctctgaatgtgggaagggattcactcggtcatcagACATTAAATTACATcaacgaattcacactggggagaaaccattcagctgttctgaatgtgggaagCGGTTCGCTCGGTCATCCGACCTTTCAAGGCACTGCCGAATTCACACCGGGGTgaaaccgttcacctgctcagattgtgggaggGGATTCGCTGACTCGTGCAAACTTGCGAGGCACTgccgggttcacactggggagaagccattcacgtgttctgaatgtgggaagggatttactcggTCACCCAGCCTTGTGAGGCACTGTCGAATTCACACGAGGGagaaaccgttcacctgctcagattgtgggaaggaatTCTCTCAGTCATCAGACTTTAAAGCACATCAGCGGATTCACACTGGGGAATGCCACTCACCTGTTCTGAATGTGGGAGAGGATTCACTCAGACATCTCAATTGA
- the LOC134340716 gene encoding zinc finger protein 239-like codes for MPFTCSDCRKRFTRSSTLQKHQLVHAGEKPFTCSECGNGFTGSYQLKVHQGDHTGKKPFSCFQCGKGFTLSSQLKEYQRKPFTCHECGKGFTQSSHLKRVHTGEKLFSCFECGKGFTQSSDFKVHQRIHTGGCHSPVLNVGKDSLRHFN; via the exons atgccgttcacctgctcagactgtagGAAGCGATTCACTCGCTCATCCACACTGCAGAAACACCAGCTAGTCCACgccggggagaagccattcacttgctctgaatgtgggaatgGATTCACTGGGTCATATCAGCTGAAGGTGCATCAGGGAGATCACACTGGGAAGAAACCATTCAGCTGCTttcaatgtgggaagggattcactctgtCATCTCAATTGAAGGAATATCAGAGA AAGCCATTCACGTGCcatgaatgtgggaaaggattcactcagtcatctcatctgAAG cgagttcacactggggagaaactgtTCAGCTGctttgaatgtgggaagggattcactcagtcatcagaCTTTAAagtacatcagcgaattcacacaggGGGATGCCACTCACCtgttctgaatgtgggaaaggattcgcTCAGACATTTCAATTGA